One window of the Pseudomonas lurida genome contains the following:
- a CDS encoding AraC family transcriptional regulator, giving the protein MLHSHLTTLNAVSLVLSTFKAEGVPFDALLAGSGICAADLNRADTRIATHQEMQVCANAVALQRDIGLIVGRRMHVSSYGMLGYALLTSATFGDALRLALRYPALLGTLFELSLEEDGERIWFTAGDYRENPALAAFNVELCLGSLKVICDDLLGHPLPLLGARFEYDAPDYQARYTESFDCPLQFQATANAFAFDKRWLAQPLPLADTVTHQAMAERCRKQNTEFTGREAWLGRIRQLLASQLHAAPGLEGLAQQMNCSPRTLRRHLHDLGCSYQELLDELRFERAKQWLAQDQWPIHRIAEQLGFSETASFRHAFVRWSGVAPSQFRP; this is encoded by the coding sequence ATGCTGCACTCCCACCTCACCACCCTCAATGCGGTCTCCCTGGTGCTCAGCACGTTCAAGGCCGAAGGCGTGCCCTTTGATGCGCTGTTGGCCGGTAGCGGTATCTGTGCCGCGGACTTGAACCGCGCCGACACGCGCATCGCCACGCACCAGGAGATGCAGGTGTGTGCCAATGCCGTCGCCCTGCAGCGCGATATCGGCTTGATCGTGGGACGGCGCATGCACGTCTCGTCCTACGGCATGCTCGGCTACGCCCTGCTCACCAGTGCCACTTTCGGTGACGCTTTGCGCCTGGCGCTGCGTTATCCGGCGCTGTTGGGAACACTCTTCGAACTGAGCCTGGAGGAGGACGGCGAACGTATCTGGTTCACCGCTGGCGATTACCGCGAGAACCCGGCACTGGCCGCCTTCAATGTCGAGCTGTGCCTGGGGTCGCTGAAGGTTATCTGCGACGACCTGCTCGGCCACCCGCTGCCCTTGCTGGGCGCGCGCTTTGAGTACGATGCGCCGGATTATCAAGCGCGCTACACCGAGTCTTTCGACTGCCCGTTGCAGTTCCAGGCCACCGCCAACGCGTTCGCCTTTGATAAACGCTGGCTGGCCCAGCCCTTGCCCCTGGCCGACACCGTGACCCACCAGGCCATGGCGGAGCGCTGCCGTAAACAGAACACCGAATTTACCGGGCGCGAGGCCTGGCTGGGACGAATCCGTCAATTGCTCGCGTCGCAACTGCACGCTGCACCTGGGCTGGAGGGCCTGGCCCAGCAGATGAACTGTTCGCCGCGCACCCTGCGCCGGCACCTTCATGACCTGGGCTGCAGTTATCAGGAACTGCTCGATGAACTGCGTTTCGAGCGCGCCAAGCAGTGGCTGGCGCAGGACCAGTGGCCCATCCACCGGATTGCCGAACAGTTGGGTTTCAGTGAGACCGCGAGTTTCAGGCATGCGTTTGTGCGCTGGAGCGGTGTGGCGCCGAGTCAATTTCGCCCCTGA
- the aspA gene encoding aspartate ammonia-lyase, translated as MSSAASFRTEKDLLGVLEVPAQAYYGIQTLRAVNNFRLSGVPISHYPKLVVGLAMVKQAAADANRELGQLSEAKHAAISEACARLIRGDFHEEFVVDMIQGGAGTSTNMNANEVIANIALEAMGHNKGEYQYLHPNNDVNMAQSTNDAYPTAIRLGLLLGHDALLASLDSLIQAFAAKGEEFSHVLKMGRTQLQDAVPMTLGQEFRAFATTLGEDLARLKTLAPELLTEVNLGGTAIGTGINADPRYQALAVQRLAVISGQPVVPAADLIEATSDMGAFVLFSGMLKRTAVKLSKICNDLRLLSSGPRTGINEINLPARQPGSSIMPGKVNPVIPEAVNQVAFQVIGNDLALTMAAEGGQLQLNVMEPLIAFKIFDSIRLLQRAMDMLREHCIVGITANEARCRELVEHSIGLVTALNPYIGYENATRIARIALESGRGVLELVREEGLLDDAMLDDILRPENMIAPRLVPLKA; from the coding sequence ATGTCCTCCGCTGCATCTTTCCGCACAGAAAAAGACCTGCTTGGCGTACTCGAAGTACCTGCCCAAGCGTATTACGGCATCCAGACCCTGCGAGCGGTGAATAACTTCCGCCTCTCGGGCGTTCCGATTTCGCATTACCCCAAATTGGTGGTCGGCCTGGCAATGGTCAAGCAAGCGGCGGCTGATGCCAACCGCGAGCTGGGTCAACTCAGCGAAGCCAAGCACGCGGCTATCAGCGAAGCCTGTGCCCGTCTGATCCGCGGCGACTTCCACGAAGAGTTCGTGGTGGACATGATTCAAGGCGGCGCTGGCACTTCTACCAACATGAATGCCAACGAAGTCATCGCCAATATCGCGTTGGAGGCCATGGGCCACAACAAGGGCGAATACCAGTACCTGCACCCTAACAACGACGTGAACATGGCGCAGTCGACCAACGACGCCTACCCCACCGCGATCCGCCTGGGTCTGCTGCTGGGCCATGACGCGCTGCTGGCCAGCCTCGACAGCCTGATCCAGGCGTTCGCCGCCAAGGGCGAAGAGTTCAGCCACGTGCTGAAAATGGGCCGCACCCAACTGCAAGACGCCGTGCCGATGACCCTCGGCCAGGAATTCCGCGCCTTCGCCACCACCCTCGGTGAAGACCTGGCCCGCCTGAAAACCCTGGCGCCAGAGCTGCTGACCGAAGTCAACCTGGGCGGCACCGCCATCGGTACCGGCATTAACGCCGACCCGCGCTACCAGGCCCTGGCCGTACAGCGCCTGGCTGTAATCAGCGGCCAGCCGGTTGTCCCAGCCGCCGACCTGATCGAAGCCACCTCCGACATGGGCGCCTTCGTGCTGTTCTCCGGCATGCTCAAGCGCACCGCGGTGAAGCTGTCGAAGATCTGCAACGACCTGCGCCTGCTGTCCAGCGGCCCGCGCACCGGCATCAACGAGATCAACCTGCCGGCCCGCCAGCCAGGCAGCTCGATCATGCCCGGCAAGGTCAACCCAGTCATCCCGGAAGCCGTGAACCAGGTTGCGTTCCAGGTGATCGGTAACGACCTGGCGCTGACCATGGCGGCCGAAGGCGGCCAGCTGCAGCTGAACGTGATGGAGCCGCTGATCGCTTTCAAGATCTTCGACTCGATCCGCCTGCTGCAACGTGCCATGGACATGCTGCGCGAGCACTGCATCGTCGGCATCACCGCCAACGAAGCGCGCTGCCGCGAACTGGTGGAGCATTCCATCGGCCTGGTGACCGCGCTGAACCCTTACATCGGCTATGAAAACGCCACCCGCATCGCGCGCATCGCTCTTGAAAGCGGCCGCGGCGTGCTGGAACTGGTGCGCGAAGAAGGCTTGCTCGACGACGCCATGCTCGACGACATCCTGCGCCCCGAAAACATGATTGCCCCACGTTTGGTCCCGTTGAAGGCCTAA
- a CDS encoding asparaginase, with amino-acid sequence MQPANNVMVLYTGGTIGMQASANGLAPASGFEARMREQLANQPVPAWRFQEMSPLIDSANMTPAYWQRLRTAVVDAVEEGCDAVLILHGTDTLAYSAAAMSFQLLGLPAPVLFTGSMLPAGVPDSDAWENVSGALAALGEGLAPGVQLYFHGALMAPTRCAKIRSFGRHPFAALQRNGGVAKADAIPAALDYRQPKALANVGVLPLVPGIAAGQLDALVDSGIQALVLECFGSGTGPSDNPAFLASLKRAQDLDVVVVAITQCHEGGVELDVYEAGSRLRGVGVLSGGGMTREAVFGKLQALLGAGLLTSEVRRLVELDLCGELR; translated from the coding sequence ATGCAACCCGCTAACAACGTAATGGTGCTCTACACCGGCGGTACCATCGGCATGCAGGCCAGTGCCAATGGCCTGGCGCCTGCATCCGGTTTCGAGGCCCGCATGCGTGAGCAACTGGCCAATCAGCCAGTGCCCGCCTGGCGCTTCCAGGAAATGTCGCCGCTGATCGACAGCGCCAACATGACCCCCGCCTACTGGCAGCGCCTGCGCACCGCCGTGGTCGACGCCGTAGAGGAAGGCTGCGACGCCGTGCTGATCCTGCACGGCACCGACACCCTGGCCTACAGCGCGGCGGCCATGAGCTTCCAATTGCTGGGCCTGCCGGCGCCGGTACTGTTCACCGGCTCGATGTTGCCCGCCGGCGTACCGGACAGCGATGCCTGGGAAAATGTCAGCGGCGCCCTCGCCGCGCTGGGTGAAGGCCTGGCGCCGGGTGTGCAGTTGTACTTCCACGGTGCGCTGATGGCGCCGACCCGTTGCGCGAAGATCCGTAGTTTTGGTCGCCATCCGTTTGCCGCCTTGCAGCGCAATGGTGGCGTTGCCAAGGCCGACGCAATTCCCGCCGCCCTGGACTATCGCCAGCCCAAAGCACTGGCCAACGTCGGCGTGCTGCCGCTGGTACCGGGCATTGCCGCCGGGCAACTGGATGCACTGGTCGACAGCGGCATCCAGGCGCTGGTGCTGGAATGTTTTGGCAGCGGCACCGGCCCGAGCGACAACCCGGCGTTCCTCGCCAGCCTCAAGCGTGCGCAAGATCTTGACGTGGTCGTGGTGGCAATCACCCAATGCCATGAAGGCGGCGTGGAGCTCGACGTGTACGAGGCCGGTAGCCGCCTGCGCGGCGTTGGCGTGCTGTCCGGTGGCGGCATGACCCGCGAAGCAGTGTTCGGCAAGCTGCAGGCCCTGCTCGGCGCCGGGCTGCTCACCAGCGAAGTGCGCCGCCTGGTAGAGCTGGACCTGTGCGGCGAACTGCGCTGA
- a CDS encoding alanine/glycine:cation symporter family protein codes for MLEVINDFLSGKVLIVLIVGLGGYFTIRSRFVQLRHFFHMFSVFKDSLKSSSGQLSSFQALMLSLAGRVGAGNIAGVGIAVTLGGPGAVFWMWVTALVGMSSSFIECSLGQLYKRTDAEGTYRGGPAYYIQHGLQKRWLGMVMAFLLLVTFGFAFNGLQAHAVTHSLNNAFGLDTTYTGLALAVLLGLVFIGGIKRIASIADLLVPVKTLVYIAVTLYVIVLQFDHVPAMLATIVKSAFGLDQAFGGLVGSAIIMGVKRGVFANEAGLGSAPNVAAVASVEHPIAQGVVQAFSVFLDTFVICTCTALLILLSGFYTPGFEGDGIALTQNSLAAVVGDWGRMFISVALALFVFTSIMYNYYLGESNLRFLVGNNRKVLMGYRALVLVLIFWGSIENLSTVFAFADITMTMLAFVNLFALAFLFKIAMRILNDYDNQRAAGIKTPVFDSSQFPDLDLDRKAWPANPVKPEPTAHASAELNTQAQR; via the coding sequence ATGCTCGAAGTCATCAACGACTTCCTCTCAGGGAAAGTCCTGATCGTGCTCATTGTCGGGCTCGGCGGTTATTTCACGATTCGCTCGCGTTTCGTTCAGTTGCGCCACTTTTTCCACATGTTCTCGGTGTTTAAAGACAGCCTGAAGAGCAGCTCCGGCCAGCTCAGTTCGTTCCAGGCGCTGATGCTCAGCCTGGCTGGCCGCGTCGGTGCCGGTAACATCGCCGGCGTCGGTATCGCCGTGACCCTGGGCGGCCCAGGTGCCGTGTTCTGGATGTGGGTCACCGCGCTGGTGGGTATGTCTTCGAGCTTTATCGAATGCTCCCTCGGCCAGTTGTACAAACGTACTGATGCGGAAGGCACCTACCGTGGCGGCCCGGCCTACTACATCCAGCACGGCCTGCAGAAGCGCTGGCTGGGCATGGTCATGGCGTTCCTGCTGCTGGTGACCTTCGGCTTCGCCTTCAACGGCCTGCAAGCCCACGCCGTGACTCACTCGCTGAACAACGCCTTTGGCCTGGACACCACTTACACCGGGCTGGCCCTGGCGGTATTGCTGGGCCTGGTGTTCATCGGCGGGATCAAGCGCATCGCGTCGATCGCCGACCTGCTGGTGCCGGTCAAGACCCTGGTCTACATCGCCGTGACCCTGTACGTGATCGTGCTGCAATTCGACCACGTGCCGGCCATGCTCGCGACCATCGTCAAGAGCGCCTTCGGCCTCGACCAAGCCTTTGGTGGCCTGGTGGGCAGCGCAATCATCATGGGCGTGAAGCGCGGCGTGTTCGCCAACGAAGCCGGGTTGGGCAGTGCGCCCAACGTGGCGGCGGTGGCTTCGGTAGAACACCCGATCGCCCAAGGCGTGGTGCAGGCATTCAGCGTGTTCCTCGACACCTTCGTGATCTGCACCTGCACCGCGTTGCTGATCCTGCTTTCCGGCTTCTATACCCCGGGTTTCGAAGGCGACGGCATTGCCCTGACCCAGAACTCCCTGGCGGCGGTGGTCGGCGACTGGGGCCGCATGTTCATCTCGGTAGCCCTGGCGTTGTTCGTGTTCACCTCGATCATGTACAACTACTACCTGGGCGAGAGCAACCTGCGCTTCCTGGTGGGTAACAACCGTAAAGTCTTGATGGGCTACCGTGCGCTGGTGCTGGTGCTGATTTTCTGGGGTTCCATCGAGAACCTGAGCACCGTGTTCGCCTTCGCCGACATCACCATGACGATGCTCGCGTTCGTCAACCTGTTCGCCCTGGCGTTCCTGTTCAAGATCGCCATGCGCATCCTGAACGACTACGACAACCAGCGTGCAGCGGGCATCAAGACCCCGGTGTTCGACTCCAGCCAATTCCCTGACCTGGACCTGGATCGCAAGGCCTGGCCAGCGAATCCGGTGAAGCCTGAGCCAACGGCTCACGCATCGGCAGAGCTGAACACTCAAGCGCAACGCTGA
- a CDS encoding LysR substrate-binding domain-containing protein has protein sequence MNLESKWLEDFSALAATRSFSQAAERRFVTQPAFSRRIRSLEAALGLTLVNRSRTPVELTAAGQLFLVTARTVVEQLGEVLRHLHHLEGGQGEVMQVAAAHSLALGFFPRWIAQLRNEGLNIATRLVATNVGDAVHALREGGCDLMLAFYDPDAAMQMDAEIFPSLHLGNTEMLPVCAADADGKPLFDLEGEGSVPLLAYSAGAFLGRSVHLLLRQRALRFTTVYETAMADSLKSMALEGLGIAWVPQLSVRAELARGELVVCGGPQWHVPLEIRLYRCALVRKANVRLLWRKLEGGAAQHT, from the coding sequence ATGAACCTTGAGAGCAAATGGCTGGAAGACTTCAGTGCCTTGGCGGCAACCCGCAGCTTTTCCCAGGCGGCAGAGCGGCGCTTTGTCACCCAGCCCGCGTTCAGCCGACGTATCCGCAGCCTGGAAGCCGCGCTGGGCCTGACCCTGGTCAACCGCTCGCGCACGCCGGTCGAGCTGACGGCGGCGGGGCAGTTGTTCCTGGTGACTGCGCGTACGGTCGTTGAGCAGTTGGGCGAAGTCCTGCGCCATTTGCATCACCTGGAAGGCGGGCAGGGCGAAGTCATGCAAGTGGCGGCCGCCCACTCGCTGGCCCTGGGCTTCTTCCCGCGCTGGATCGCACAACTGCGCAACGAAGGCCTGAACATCGCCACGCGGCTGGTGGCCACCAACGTCGGTGACGCCGTGCACGCGCTGCGCGAAGGCGGTTGTGACCTGATGTTGGCATTCTACGACCCGGACGCCGCGATGCAGATGGACGCCGAAATCTTCCCGTCGCTGCACCTCGGTAACACCGAAATGCTCCCGGTGTGCGCCGCCGATGCCGACGGCAAGCCGCTATTCGACCTGGAAGGCGAGGGCAGTGTGCCGCTGCTGGCCTATAGTGCTGGCGCGTTCCTCGGGCGTTCGGTGCACCTGCTGCTGCGCCAACGCGCACTGCGCTTTACCACCGTGTATGAGACGGCCATGGCGGACAGTCTCAAGAGCATGGCCCTTGAAGGCTTGGGGATTGCCTGGGTGCCGCAGTTGAGCGTGCGGGCGGAGTTGGCCCGTGGCGAACTGGTGGTGTGCGGCGGGCCGCAATGGCATGTGCCGCTGGAGATCCGCCTGTATCGCTGTGCACTGGTGCGCAAGGCGAATGTGCGGTTGTTGTGGCGCAAGTTGGAAGGTGGGGCAGCGCAGCATACCTGA